Proteins from a genomic interval of Nocardia sp. BMG51109:
- a CDS encoding dienelactone hydrolase family protein: MAGTQGISVDVTTPDGIADAYVAYPDDGARHPGVLFYMDAFGLRPALRGMVDRLAGHGYTVLAPNVLYRHGRSPVVDVPEFIDMGERPEILKQLMPMILELTPDLVLRDADAYLAWLTAFEKTADGPMGTTGYCLGGGLSLRTAAGFPELVGAAAGFHTGGLATDSPDSPHLVVGNVAAEVYFGHADEDPSLPPEQIDGFEKALTAAGVRHRCEVYPGAAHGYTQSDTSSYDEPAAERHWRELVALLDRNLAAG, encoded by the coding sequence ATGGCTGGTACGCAGGGCATTTCGGTCGACGTAACGACGCCGGACGGGATCGCCGACGCCTATGTAGCGTATCCGGACGATGGTGCGCGCCATCCGGGGGTGCTGTTCTATATGGATGCCTTCGGTCTGCGGCCGGCCCTGCGAGGCATGGTCGACCGTCTCGCCGGCCACGGCTACACGGTGCTGGCGCCGAACGTGCTCTACCGGCACGGACGCTCGCCGGTGGTCGATGTGCCGGAATTCATCGACATGGGGGAGCGGCCCGAGATTTTGAAGCAGCTGATGCCGATGATCCTCGAGCTGACCCCCGACCTGGTGCTCCGCGATGCCGACGCCTACCTGGCCTGGCTGACGGCGTTCGAGAAGACCGCGGACGGCCCGATGGGCACCACCGGTTACTGCCTGGGCGGCGGGCTGTCGCTGCGCACGGCCGCCGGATTCCCCGAGCTCGTCGGCGCCGCCGCCGGATTCCACACCGGCGGGCTCGCCACCGACAGCCCCGACAGCCCGCACCTGGTGGTCGGAAATGTCGCGGCGGAAGTGTATTTCGGCCACGCCGACGAGGACCCCTCGCTGCCGCCGGAGCAGATCGACGGCTTCGAGAAGGCGCTCACCGCCGCCGGCGTCCGCCACCGCTGCGAGGTCTACCCCGGCGCCGCGCACGGCTACACCCAGTCCGACACCAGCAGCTACGACGAGCCGGCCGCCGAGCGGCACTGGCGGG